The genomic interval TTAATGTTTGCCTTTTAACTATGTTAAACAAAAATATGGTGCAAGATTTAGGGGTACAGTCAATTCAGATGAAGCACAGAGCACACCTGAAGAATGTAGCCATGTAGCTAAGGCATTTACTGACACCTGGTGGCAACCTATGCTTATCACAGCTGGGTAGCCAAGATTACCAGGCCTCCTGGTGCAGCTACTGCAAACCAAAACTTGAGAAAGTAGAATCTACCAGATATCATGTGTTCACTCCTATATCCCAAAGTTCTTGCCAAATAAGTATGGTATCAGGAGATTGTGTTTATTGGTGACCCCCCTCACCTTCTTCAAGCATCCCTGCCTTCTTAGGACAGTTTGTGACTTCTTGCTTCCACGCCCACAGGGTATGCTCCTTTTATATAGAATATACACTTTACTGATGGTAACCTATTTATCTGTGTCCCCAAAGGGTCTGTGAGCATCCTGACCAGGGTGGGACTTGTCTTATTTGTCTATAATTATCCTAGGCTCCTAGCACATAGCCAGGCCCAGAGGAGGTATTCAGTGAATGTATGTTGAATGGATAGGAGTGAATGTTTTGACCCAAACTTATCACTCTGTCTGATTCAGGCCAAGAGTAAGCAGCAGTTTATTTAAATGCTCTAATAGTAAACATTTGAGAGGGTGGGTGGAGGAATGGAAGAGGCTTCACAGGGAAGagtccagggcagggcagggcagggagcctggGCAGCTGGCCTGCTCACAGGGCAGTGGATGCCCGGAACTTCTGGGTCAAACAGAACACAGCAGCCGTGAGGGCCGTGCACTGACGGGCCAAGAGTTTCACACTCAGGTCGTGGTAGCCTCTCTCACAGGTCAGCTTGGCGGCCTCTACAAACTGGTGGTAGGTGTACACCACGTCCCTCAGGTTCCCTGCCGCTTCCCTGTGCCGGGCGGAGCAGCGGCTGCAGTCTGTCAACTGGAAGCACAGGCCAGCCAGCTGGACCAGGTACTGGAAGGTGTCACACACGGCACCCTGCATCTCTTCGGGAGACTGGTCCATTCTGATCACATGCTGACAGCTGGACAGGAGCTTCTGGGAGCCCATGCACAGGTGGCTCCGGCTTTCAGAAAAGTGCCAGGTGCACTTCTCTGGGGGGTGTTTTTTCCCATTCCCCCAGGAAGCTTCTAAAATGCCTTGTAATTCCAGCAAGCTCTCTGTGAGTCGGATGAAGCCCTCGGGGGTGCTGGTGGGCACAGCTTTCAGTTGTCTCAGAGCCCTGGAGCAGTACTCTGGCCAGATGTGGCTATTCCTGGACAGGGGCACAGCACTGCAGCTGTGGGCCCGGACCGGCCTCCAGGGCAGGGCCAGCTGGCTTCCCGCAGCAGGTGGGGAGGTGAGGGGGACGGTGGGGTGTGCTTCTgagtccctctcttcttcctccatctCGGGCTGCAGGCCACGGAAGCACGTGGCGTAGGAAAACTGGCAGCTGCACTGCTCCATCCCAACCCTGGGGGACACTGTCTCAGTCACCCCTGCAAACCCCAGAGATGTGGCCATCCTGAGACTGGCAGAAACTTTAGGATGACTTTCTGGGGAAAAGCACAAGAAAGACTTCTCGGCAGGAAGGCAGACACTAGGGCTTTTGTCTTTGCTTTCTGACAGCAAACATTGGTTTGAACCTTCTAAGTGGGGCTCCTCTTGGGGACATGGTAGTGGGCTTAGTAGAGAAGGTCCTGGATTAAAAGAGACCTGCTGAGAAGCGTCCTTGGGGGCTGTGTCTTCCCCTTTCACATAGCTAAGTAGTTCTGCTTTGACCCTGTCCAGAGGGAAGTCTGATGGAATAGTCTGGTTCTCAAGCAAGATATCTGGGTCTAAATCTAGTTCTGCCAATAGTTTTTGTTGTTGGGCCTGGCAGGCTTGGCTTAGGGTTTCTCTGCTTTGTCCTTGGAGTTCTGTTGGGGAGTGTGGTAGGTTCGGCTCAGTCTCGGTTACCGGAGTCTCCAAGGAGAGGGAGGCTATTATTTCATCTTGAGCACTGACACCAATCCTCTGCAGAACAGCATTCAACACATCACCCTTAGGGTCACCTGGATCCTTCCCAGATTCGTCAGGAAATAAGTTGGTGCTGTTTTTGTTAGTAACTTCTCCATCATGTTCCAAAGACAGTTGTCCTTGCTGCTCCTCCTTTGTAGGGAAAGAAGCCATCTTTTCTCCTGAATGTGTTCCACATTCATCACTTCTGGGCCTGTCTGGAGGAGACAACAATGGCGTTGTGTATTTGGGGGCAGTTTCTGGCATATGATTTGTAAACAAAAATCCCAATCCTGTTTCCACTTGGACTCCTTCCAGCTCTGGTGTGTTTCCTGGAGAGATGTTATGTGGCTCTGGGCTGACTGTCAGGCAGACTCGGTCTGGGTTTGGGTCAGTGCTGGAGAGGGAGGATGTGCTGTCCTCAAGTTCTATGGTGAGTTCTTTGAGGTCACTGCCATCTGAGTCTTGAAATGCAGGTAAAGTTGGGGAAGGCTCTGCTTGCGCAGTATCTTGGCCAGATGAACCTGGGTTGGAACAGTTAGGAGTACTTGCTGGGGAACTGGCAACAGTGGCAGTCACAGAAGCACCCCCAGAATTTTCTTTATGATTGGGATCAATCCGGAGGCGAATGGCAGAAATAGAAGACACGCAAGAGTCGATGACTGATTTGGTCTCCATGGTCTCAGGCTCCATCTCCATGACCCGGGAGGCTGGGTTTTTGCTCTTAGCCTCCCTCAAGGGAGCCAGAAGCCCCAGGGCCTTGGTCTCCAGGAGGCCAGGCTCACCTTGCATGTCCTGCAGAGTGGACACAGTTGGGGAGGGTGCACCAAGGGCCAGGTAGGGCTCTCTATTGTAGTAGCACACATCATCCACATTCTCCAGGGAGGCTGATGGGACCAGGGGGAATGAGACCTGACAGGTGTAGTCGGTCTGTAGGAAAGACCTTCTTTTTCTCAGGGTCTTGGCATACTTTTTCACCCCTCCCCGTCTGCTtggctcccttccctctggtccaGTTTCCAGGCTGTCCTCAAGGCTGGAAGTGCTGGCCTTATTCTGCATACTGGTGGCACCAGGTTCCACAGCAGAAAGAGCTCTGGGCCCTGAGAATCAAGAAAGGGAAAAGTAGGAgataatgtcagagtaatggcggcgtgagagatactcctgatctcgccccttgaaatttcaacaaattgaacaaccaCAACGCAGTGAAGGAACTGGGCTCACAGGCACATCTGAAAGATCTgcacactgaatggactaaaggtgagaTGAGGtgaaaaggggagaagataaaaCACAATGGAGGTTGGCTCTGGAGAGGAAACAAACCCAGACTGGGTTATttttggggaggagggaagctcaggctatttagattttgtctgaggggtatggagagggaCCCCAGAGTGACTgggcctccttctgctgggaggagtggtgagatagaggggcaaaggggagataaaccaaagcggcCAGAGTAtagggtcacagccagtgttcccacagtctgcctgcagcccacactcagtagagacagagaaagctaaagtccGGCCCCCAgtctcccagatcctgcctccctcacctggcGGTaccaagagtggcagagacaaaccccacagctagctcttcaGAGCCACTCTCAACCCTGAGAAGCTCCACATccggtccccaggtctgttgagatgtggggaggagtgcctggaagcctgagatcaccattgctagagccgtAAAGCAGgaaagccaaagccataaagccaaagctgtaaagccctcaaaACA from Saccopteryx leptura isolate mSacLep1 chromosome 2, mSacLep1_pri_phased_curated, whole genome shotgun sequence carries:
- the FRMPD1 gene encoding FERM and PDZ domain-containing protein 1 isoform X1; the protein is MEELETRRAHRIEQMVARWLRRSRDSSARAKVAAADGPPGIPTQTFTPVKHTVKIDKDALLQDYGFHISESLPLTVVAVTAGGCAHGKLFPGDQILQVNNEPAEDLSYERAVDILREAEDSVTITVVRCTSGVPKSSFLTEEKRARLKTNPVKVHFAEEVLVSAHSQGNSLLCMPNVLKLYLENGQTKAFKFEADTTVKDIILTVKEKLSIRSTEYFALVLEEQYSVSRLHLLHEEELIQQVVEREESHDYRCLFRVCFVPKDPLDLLKEDPVAFEYLYLQSCSDVLQERFAVEMKCSAALRLAALHIQERIYACAQPQKISLKYIEKDWGIENFISPTLLRNMKGKDIKKAISFHMKRNQHLLEPRQKQLISAAQLRLNYLQILGELKTYGGKIFNATLMLQDRESYVSLLVGAKYGISQIINSKLNIISTLAEFANISRVELTEESEKVSMVKVYLQDIKVLTLLLESNSAKDLACLIAGYYRLFVDPVTSIFLWPGNKQQVHRVSAEEGYESRACSDSEESSEMDCILEPLSDRCLPKLGPGRALIREEQPPGDSLMPEMATNGPSTCGASSMTDSAESEASDSANTESRGCRTSGSSESMDALEEDDLDACSSSRSSFFHFGPPGFPERVATDSQEEQSRIETSGFLCLLALAQGATPQCQKTELSESPAPGTFSWGPDLSAVRLDPRLYEGNQTDYYSLCTSVSPASHLSDSSDSTASRQGGGQPAWGPQGWTESQPSSTPEAPATACEDGSSDEEYYDAADKLTPPDTLSGPRALSAVEPGATSMQNKASTSSLEDSLETGPEGREPSRRGGVKKYAKTLRKRRSFLQTDYTCQVSFPLVPSASLENVDDVCYYNREPYLALGAPSPTVSTLQDMQGEPGLLETKALGLLAPLREAKSKNPASRVMEMEPETMETKSVIDSCVSSISAIRLRIDPNHKENSGGASVTATVASSPASTPNCSNPGSSGQDTAQAEPSPTLPAFQDSDGSDLKELTIELEDSTSSLSSTDPNPDRVCLTVSPEPHNISPGNTPELEGVQVETGLGFLFTNHMPETAPKYTTPLLSPPDRPRSDECGTHSGEKMASFPTKEEQQGQLSLEHDGEVTNKNSTNLFPDESGKDPGDPKGDVLNAVLQRIGVSAQDEIIASLSLETPVTETEPNLPHSPTELQGQSRETLSQACQAQQQKLLAELDLDPDILLENQTIPSDFPLDRVKAELLSYVKGEDTAPKDASQQVSFNPGPSLLSPLPCPQEEPHLEGSNQCLLSESKDKSPSVCLPAEKSFLCFSPESHPKVSASLRMATSLGFAGVTETVSPRVGMEQCSCQFSYATCFRGLQPEMEEEERDSEAHPTVPLTSPPAAGSQLALPWRPVRAHSCSAVPLSRNSHIWPEYCSRALRQLKAVPTSTPEGFIRLTESLLELQGILEASWGNGKKHPPEKCTWHFSESRSHLCMGSQKLLSSCQHVIRMDQSPEEMQGAVCDTFQYLVQLAGLCFQLTDCSRCSARHREAAGNLRDVVYTYHQFVEAAKLTCERGYHDLSVKLLARQCTALTAAVFCLTQKFRASTAL
- the FRMPD1 gene encoding FERM and PDZ domain-containing protein 1 isoform X2; this encodes MPNVLKLYLENGQTKAFKFEADTTVKDIILTVKEKLSIRSTEYFALVLEEQYSVSRLHLLHEEELIQQVVEREESHDYRCLFRVCFVPKDPLDLLKEDPVAFEYLYLQSCSDVLQERFAVEMKCSAALRLAALHIQERIYACAQPQKISLKYIEKDWGIENFISPTLLRNMKGKDIKKAISFHMKRNQHLLEPRQKQLISAAQLRLNYLQILGELKTYGGKIFNATLMLQDRESYVSLLVGAKYGISQIINSKLNIISTLAEFANISRVELTEESEKVSMVKVYLQDIKVLTLLLESNSAKDLACLIAGYYRLFVDPVTSIFLWPGNKQQVHRVSAEEGYESRACSDSEESSEMDCILEPLSDRCLPKLGPGRALIREEQPPGDSLMPEMATNGPSTCGASSMTDSAESEASDSANTESRGCRTSGSSESMDALEEDDLDACSSSRSSFFHFGPPGFPERVATDSQEEQSRIETSGFLCLLALAQGATPQCQKTELSESPAPGTFSWGPDLSAVRLDPRLYEGNQTDYYSLCTSVSPASHLSDSSDSTASRQGGGQPAWGPQGWTESQPSSTPEAPATACEDGSSDEEYYDAADKLTPPDTLSGPRALSAVEPGATSMQNKASTSSLEDSLETGPEGREPSRRGGVKKYAKTLRKRRSFLQTDYTCQVSFPLVPSASLENVDDVCYYNREPYLALGAPSPTVSTLQDMQGEPGLLETKALGLLAPLREAKSKNPASRVMEMEPETMETKSVIDSCVSSISAIRLRIDPNHKENSGGASVTATVASSPASTPNCSNPGSSGQDTAQAEPSPTLPAFQDSDGSDLKELTIELEDSTSSLSSTDPNPDRVCLTVSPEPHNISPGNTPELEGVQVETGLGFLFTNHMPETAPKYTTPLLSPPDRPRSDECGTHSGEKMASFPTKEEQQGQLSLEHDGEVTNKNSTNLFPDESGKDPGDPKGDVLNAVLQRIGVSAQDEIIASLSLETPVTETEPNLPHSPTELQGQSRETLSQACQAQQQKLLAELDLDPDILLENQTIPSDFPLDRVKAELLSYVKGEDTAPKDASQQVSFNPGPSLLSPLPCPQEEPHLEGSNQCLLSESKDKSPSVCLPAEKSFLCFSPESHPKVSASLRMATSLGFAGVTETVSPRVGMEQCSCQFSYATCFRGLQPEMEEEERDSEAHPTVPLTSPPAAGSQLALPWRPVRAHSCSAVPLSRNSHIWPEYCSRALRQLKAVPTSTPEGFIRLTESLLELQGILEASWGNGKKHPPEKCTWHFSESRSHLCMGSQKLLSSCQHVIRMDQSPEEMQGAVCDTFQYLVQLAGLCFQLTDCSRCSARHREAAGNLRDVVYTYHQFVEAAKLTCERGYHDLSVKLLARQCTALTAAVFCLTQKFRASTAL